The DNA region TACTTGATAACAATTAGTTACAATGAAATTATATTGCCGAGAAAATGATCATGTATAATGTAtagtatttaaatttcaaatatgaTATCAATGGATAGTTGGTTTAGTTTGGCAAAAGGAGGAGCTAAAGTTCGAATCTTTTgggaaaaagatatttttattcaatatttgaAAGTGTCtcaaataaattagttttcttaaaaagttacccgtgagaattttttttttaatacgatgagattggtattttttttttacctagtTATCATCTgattaactaaaattaattaattaggtgttTGGGAATAAAAAGTtaggaaaaaaaaggggaattgatattttatagaaATTGACAAATTGATCCATTTCGTGTGAATAAGAATTGAAGATGTTCCTAGCATACAAAAGCAAAGTACACACTCACAAACCCAACCCTTTCTCAACTCCTTCTTACTCCTTGCCCCTTCTCAGATCGCCTATTCTGTTAAGTCCCAAAAcacaaaccctaaccctaaccctaaccttAGCTATTCGAATTCCACTCCTCTTCGCGAAATCATGGCGACGACTTTGGTGAGCTCCGCGGGTGGGATGCTTGCGATGCTGAACGAGCCACATCTCTCGCTGAAGCTTCACGCTCTCTCCAACCTCAACAACTTGGTCGACACCTTCTGGCCCGAGATCTCCACCAGTCTCCCGAAGATGTGCGCattctccttttccttttcgATCTCTGTGTTTTTGCCACTTTGGATTTGGGTTTTGCATGTGGTTTTATACTTCTTTGTTTAGATGAAAGCAACATGGTTTCAATTGCTGTGCCCTTTTAGTTTCTCTGAGTATGTTAGCTAAGAACGATGAAAAAAGAACTGTTTAATTGCAGTAATTGGGttgtatttgattttaattacgGTTTAgtagtaaaattttatttactccGGTCTTTTGAGTTCGTGTAGTAACCCACTTCCCGTATAAATTTTTGTGATAATATTCCATGATTCAATGCGATGTGGTCTTGAAAGCATGACTTCTCAATttgggaaaataattttaactgaaTATTCTTTGTACAACTTATCACTTCCCAAATCACCCAGACTTTCTTATTGACGCTTTTGGTCCTTATTTTGCTTGATGTTTTGATTGTTTGTCCCTTGTTTCTTTGCTTAAATTAAATCTTTGATGGGAATGAATGTTGAAGATTGAACCTGTGTGTTTTGATATATGTGTTGAACAGAGAGTTTGGACGAGGTTTCAACCCGTGTTTTGAAAGCATGGCTTCTCAATCGAGGGAAATAGTTTTAGCTAAATCTTCTTTGTGCTGCAATTTGTAGTCTTTGTTATTGGCGCTTTTGGTCCTTAGTTGGCTTGATGATCTTATGTTTGGCTGGGGTGGTTGTTTGGTTGAATTAAATCTTTGGTGTGCGCTGAGGATTGAACCTGTGTGTTTTGATATATGTGTTGAACAGAGAGAGTTTGCATGAAGATGAGGAGTTTGATCAACATCAAAGGCAACTTGCTGCACTTCTTGTATCAAAGGTATTTTTGTTCTACTAATTATTTGAACTTGTGTCTTCTATTGAAAATTTATGAGATGCCATTTTTGCTTGTGAAACCATTATCTTTGAGATGGATCGTTTTTCATAATATTTGAGATAAGAAATAACTATCGGCTTTCATCTCCTTTTGATCTTATTCAACTTTTAAAGCTGTCACCAAAGGACATATGTTTTTTTCTCAGTTCTGTAAACTTTTATTCCCTGATACTGATGTTGGTTTCATGGCCTGTCTTTTATTATCTAATTTTGCTTCACTCATTAATTCTTCAGGTCTTTTATTACTTGGGTGAACTTAATGATTCGTTATCTTATGCCCTTGGAGCTGGTCCTCTGTTTGATGTCTCAGAGGATTCTGACTATGTGCACACTCTTCTTGGTGAGAGTTTTATTTgggttttgtttttctctttttgataAGTCAATTGTATACAGACCTTGCCAGGGGCATCCTATTGTCTTATGCAAGTGAGATTAAATCAGTAATATTGGTTCAGTTGCTGGCGGTTTGATTTTTTCCATTTTAgtattcttaaatattttgttattaatataagTGAATTTGAGCTACAGTACAATCATGATAAGTTCCAATGGACGTTATGtttatcttcttttatcttcagcTAAAGCCATAGATGAATATGCTAGCCTTAAGTCTAAGGCAGCAGAGTCAAGTGATGAATCTATCAAAATGGACCCAAGGTTGGAAGCAATTGTGGAGAGGCTGTTGGATAAGTAAGTGAGCTGTAATGATTCTACTGATTTCTGTTTCCAAATGCATCTTAACTTGAAATTCCCTCACTTTTTGTTGCTTTTCCCTAATTTAGGTGTATCGTGGATGGGAAATACCAACAAGCTATGGGAACTGCTATTGAATGCAGGAGATTAGACAAACTAGAGGAGGCAATTACAAGGAGTGACAATGTTCAAGGAACTCTATCATATTGCATTTATGTATCTCATTCCTTTGTGAACCTTAGAGAGTACAGACAGGAGGTAAGGGAATTGAAGATTTTCTAGTTGTATTAGAGTCCTATACACAGTATGTATCTAGTGattttttcattcctttttcCTCCTTTCAAATTCAGTTGTAGGGTTGTATTCTATTGGTGTGGGTTATAGTTTTAATTATCTTTGAAATATCTCTCCGGGCTTTGATTCTTAATTGGAATGTTGTATCTTTATCAATTGTGTATTCAAATGAGATGAATATTTGGCCACTGGATGGGCCTATATGGTCAAGGAAGTGGAAGATCTGAAAAATACAATCTGAAACGGAACTGAAAAAAACAGTAGGAatggataaaatattttctttgacaACTTGCTGTTCTGTGGCATGACTTGCAACTTATGTgaaaaaatacttgtttttCTGATAGAAGGTTGACATTGATCCTTGTTCTTTTTGTCCAGGTTCTCCGTCTCCTTGTTAAAGTATTTCAAAAGCTTCCTTCACCAGATTATCTGAGCATTTGCCAATGTCTTATGTTCTTGGATGAGTCAGAGGGTGTTGCAAGCAAACTAGAGAAGCTTTTACGTTCTGAAAACAAAGATGATGCACTTTTGGCATTTCAAATAGCTTTTGATCTGGTAGAGAATGAACACCAAGCTTTTCTTCTGAATGTTAGAGATCGCCTTGCACCACCTAAGTCTCAGCCTTCAGAATCTTCACAGCCAAAACCCAGTGAGACAGCCTCTACTCAAAATGCTAGTGCGAGCGGGCAGGATGATGTTCAAATGGCTGATGATGATTCTGCTCCTATGGTCAATGTACCAGAGGATCCGATTGAAACCATGTATGCTGAGAGGTTAAACAAAATAAGGGGAATTTTGTCTGGGGAAACTTCAATACAGTTGACTCTGCAGTTCCTTTACAGTCATAACAAGTGAGGCAATTTGCTGCAATATCCTCTTTTCATTGTTGGTTTTAGTCTCACTGTCGTATTGTTTTCATTCTTACACTTACATTGCTTTGCTGCAATTTGCATTTAGATCTGACCTCCTAATTCTAAAGACAATAAAGCAGTCTGTGGAGATGAGGAATAGTGTCTGTCATAGTGCTACAATATATGCCAATGCAATAATGCATGCTGGAACAACTGTGGATACTTTCCTCAGGGAAAATTTGGTCAGTTACTAtaacttattttctatttatccCCTCTCCCCATGGTTTCCCATTCATTTTGATTGCTTTCCATTCTTAAGAATTTTTTCCCTTGAAAATTTTAGGATTGGTTGAGCAGAGCTACTAATTGGGCCAAATTTAGTGCAACGGCTGGTCTTGGTGTTATCCATAGAGGCCATTTGCAGCAGGGGAGGTCACTGATGGCGCCCTACTTACCTCAGGGTGGGACTGGAGCTGGTGGTAGTCCTTACTCAGAAGGTGGTGCTCTCTATGCCCTTGGTCTTATTCATGCTAACCATGGAGAGGGCATCAAACAATTTCTTCGTGATAGCCTGCGCAGTACTACTGTTGAGGTGCTCATAAATAATGCTCATGTTCTTTTTTGCAGAACCAGAAATAACCTATGGTTATATTTAACATGAATTTTATGGCAGGTTATACAACATGGTGCATGTTTAGGTCTTGGTTTGGCATCGTTAGGAACTGCTGATGAGGATATttatgaagaaataaaaaatgttctcTACACCGATAGTGCTGTTGCTGGCGAGGCTGCTGGTATTAGTATGGGCTTACTCATGGTTGGAACTGGCAGCGAGAAAGCAAATGAGATGCTCACTTATGCCCATGAGACTCAACATGAAAAGATTATTAGGTAAAGGTGTTTCACTTGACAACGTGTGAAACTTTGGCTTCTCTTGCTTTGATATTTATGATTGCTCAATATTTCAGGGGGTTAGCATTGGGAATAGCTCTTACAGTTTatggaagagaagaagaagctgacacTTTGATTGAGCAGATGACTCGGGATCAAGATCCAATATTGCGTTATGGTGGCATGTATGCTTTGGCCTTGGCGTATAGGGGAACAGCAAACAATAAGGCCATTCGCCAGTTACTGCACTTTGCTGTGTCTGATGTGAGTGATGATGTCAGGAGGACTGCAGTTCTAGCATTAGGGTTTGTGTTGTACTCTGATCCAGAGCAGGTTAGttctctccttttctttttatattcccTTGTTCTGAATTTCCTTTCTGTGGTTGTATCatttttttgggttattttgttgatatttgCGATGCTGTATTTATTGCAGACTCCACGAATTGTTTCCCTCCTATCAGAATCTTACAATCCACATGTTCGATATGGAGCAGCTCTTGCTGTGGGTATTTCCTGTGCGGGTACAGGTCTCAGCGAGGCTATCTCTTTATTGGAGCCTTTGACATCGGATGTTGTTGATTTTGTTCGTCAAGGTGCCCTTATAGCAATGGCTATGGTCATGGTTCAGATCAGTGAAGCTAGTGACTCACGCGTTGGAACATTTAGGTAAGTCCGTCCTATTTATTTTGGACATGGATGGCTATATATTCGTTGTTTTCTAACATTCCTTGCGTTCTAGGCGACAATTGGAGAAAATTATTCTGGACAAGCATGAGGATACCATGAGCAAGATGGGA from Glycine soja cultivar W05 chromosome 8, ASM419377v2, whole genome shotgun sequence includes:
- the LOC114421241 gene encoding 26S proteasome non-ATPase regulatory subunit 1 homolog A-like, which translates into the protein MATTLVSSAGGMLAMLNEPHLSLKLHALSNLNNLVDTFWPEISTSLPKIESLHEDEEFDQHQRQLAALLVSKVFYYLGELNDSLSYALGAGPLFDVSEDSDYVHTLLAKAIDEYASLKSKAAESSDESIKMDPRLEAIVERLLDKCIVDGKYQQAMGTAIECRRLDKLEEAITRSDNVQGTLSYCIYVSHSFVNLREYRQEVLRLLVKVFQKLPSPDYLSICQCLMFLDESEGVASKLEKLLRSENKDDALLAFQIAFDLVENEHQAFLLNVRDRLAPPKSQPSESSQPKPSETASTQNASASGQDDVQMADDDSAPMVNVPEDPIETMYAERLNKIRGILSGETSIQLTLQFLYSHNKSDLLILKTIKQSVEMRNSVCHSATIYANAIMHAGTTVDTFLRENLDWLSRATNWAKFSATAGLGVIHRGHLQQGRSLMAPYLPQGGTGAGGSPYSEGGALYALGLIHANHGEGIKQFLRDSLRSTTVEVIQHGACLGLGLASLGTADEDIYEEIKNVLYTDSAVAGEAAGISMGLLMVGTGSEKANEMLTYAHETQHEKIIRGLALGIALTVYGREEEADTLIEQMTRDQDPILRYGGMYALALAYRGTANNKAIRQLLHFAVSDVSDDVRRTAVLALGFVLYSDPEQTPRIVSLLSESYNPHVRYGAALAVGISCAGTGLSEAISLLEPLTSDVVDFVRQGALIAMAMVMVQISEASDSRVGTFRRQLEKIILDKHEDTMSKMGAILASGILDAGGRNVTIRLLSKTKHDKITAVVGLAVFSQFWYWYPLIYFISLSFSPTAFIGLNYDLKSPKFEFLSHAKPSLFEYPKPTTVPTTTSTVKLPTAVLSTSAKAKARAKKAEEQKANAEISSAPDSASAAPSGGKGKSSGEKDGDSMQVDSPTTEKKSEPEPSFEILTNPARVVPAQEKFIKFLQDSRYVPVKLAPSGFVLLKDLRPTEPEVLALTDTPSSTTSAAGGSATGLQSSSLAMAVDEEPQPPQPFEYTS